One stretch of Armigeres subalbatus isolate Guangzhou_Male chromosome 2, GZ_Asu_2, whole genome shotgun sequence DNA includes these proteins:
- the LOC134209645 gene encoding uncharacterized protein LOC134209645, translated as MIFRLFGVPEIILTDNGSQFISKEFKKLLEDNHVSHWLTPAYHPQVNNTERVNRVIVTAIRATLKKSHNHWADDIQQIADAIRTSVHESTKYTPYFVVFGRQKVSDGREYSRIRDNHVPPIENGQQTEVKRKQLFEEIKLNLKTAYAKHAKSYNLRSNAQCPAYKVGETVLKQTFDQSDKGKGFCKKLAPKYEPAKVRKILGSNTYELEDLSGKRIGVFFANKLKRMHGLITQ; from the coding sequence ATGATCTTCCGTTTATTCGGAGTTCCCGAAATAATCTTGACGGACAATGGCTCTCAGTTTATTTCCAAAGAGTTCAAAAAACTGCTTGAGGATAATCACGTTTCTCACTGGTTAACGCCTGCGTATCACCCGCAGGTGAACAATACTGAAAGAGTAAACCGGGTGATTGTGACAGCGATACGCGCAACACTGAAAAAGTCTCATAACCATTGGGCAGATGATATCCAACAGATAGCGGATGCTATCAGAACTTCTGTTCATGAATCAACCAAGTACACGCCATATTTCGTTgtattcggtcgacaaaaagtCTCCGATGGTAGGGAGTATTCCAGAATCCGCGACAACCATGTACCTCCGATCGAGAATGGACAGCAAACTGAAGTGAAGCGAAAGCAATTGTTCGAGGAGATCAAGCTGAACCTAAAAACGGCCTATGCAAAGCACGCAAAGAGTTATAACCTTAGGTCGAACGCGCAGTGTCCCGCCTACAAGGTCGGCGAAACGGTTTTAAAGCAGACCTTTGATCAGTCGGATAAAGGGAAGGGCTTTTGTAAAAAGTTGGCTCCCAAATACGAGCCAGCGAAAGTGCGCAAAATCTTGGGATCGAACACTTACGAACTAGAAGATCTGTCTGGGAAACGAATCGGCGTTTTCTTCGCCAATAAACTTAAGCGAATGCATGGGCTGATAACCCAGTAA